One Neorhodopirellula lusitana genomic window carries:
- a CDS encoding ABC transporter ATP-binding protein, translating into MISPPTDAITVSELRKSYRRGSASHTALDGITFQLRRGERLAYLGPNGAGKTTMIRCLSGRTRPDSGSIELMGRPANQANARDCVGLVPQEIALYGDLTTRENLSAFGRFHGLTGKTLKQQVQWALQWTGLADRADDLVNTFSGGMKRRINLACGVLHQPEVLLLDEPSVGVDPQSRQRIFAMLGELSSSGTSILLTTHHLDEAETQCDRIVIVDNGRVVATGTFDELVRQTIGVDRKVVIRLDQALRGSGNEPLATTETQLTARPGENHLDAQIHDVAAELPRLIDAVGAAGYGVVDVDVQNPSLHHVFLHLTGHALRDG; encoded by the coding sequence TTGATTTCGCCGCCAACGGACGCCATCACCGTTTCGGAGCTTCGCAAAAGCTACCGTCGTGGTTCGGCTTCGCACACCGCGTTGGACGGCATCACCTTCCAGTTACGGCGTGGCGAACGACTGGCGTACCTGGGGCCCAACGGTGCCGGCAAGACCACCATGATCCGCTGCCTATCCGGCCGGACGCGTCCCGACTCGGGCTCGATCGAATTAATGGGCCGGCCAGCCAACCAGGCAAACGCCCGCGATTGCGTCGGACTGGTACCACAAGAAATCGCCTTGTACGGCGACCTGACCACGCGAGAAAACTTATCCGCATTCGGTCGCTTTCACGGGCTAACCGGTAAAACGCTCAAGCAACAAGTCCAATGGGCACTGCAGTGGACCGGCCTGGCCGACCGTGCTGACGACCTGGTCAATACGTTCTCCGGCGGGATGAAACGCCGAATCAATCTCGCCTGCGGTGTCCTGCACCAACCTGAAGTGTTGCTGCTGGACGAACCGAGCGTGGGGGTGGACCCGCAGAGTCGCCAACGCATCTTTGCCATGCTCGGTGAACTTAGCTCCAGTGGCACATCGATTCTTTTGACCACCCACCACTTAGACGAAGCCGAAACGCAGTGCGACCGGATCGTGATCGTGGACAACGGCCGAGTTGTCGCAACTGGCACCTTCGATGAACTGGTCCGGCAAACCATTGGCGTCGATCGCAAGGTCGTCATCCGACTGGACCAAGCACTTCGCGGCAGCGGCAATGAACCGCTGGCGACCACGGAAACACAACTCACAGCACGTCCGGGCGAAAACCACCTGGACGCTCAAATTCATGATGTTGCCGCCGAACTACCACGGCTGATCGATGCCGTCGGCGCAGCGGGCTACGGGGTGGTCGATGTCGACGTCCAGAACCCGTCACTGCATCACGTCTTCTTGCACCTGACCGGCCACGCACTGCGGGACGGATAA
- a CDS encoding RDD family protein, producing MSTATTNPESSSQSPRAGRNSGTGTGGVSKAGGGRADSFWDRPLDTTTEVVTPENIAFEYQLAGPFRRLPAYLIDVLVRYAIIFFLAIALMFIVGMIAWGTLGAFAIGFGLVSYFLISWFYGAGMETYFNGRTVGKWSCGIRVIDVDGCPITGRRAIIRNLLRIADLAPLAALSSLGEDVPPVFFIPTGMVGLVCVICTSRMQRLGDIAAGTMVIIDEKTWRLPTAKVDDPRVAPLASFIPGDYAISRSMARTLAVYVERRHYLTPARRLEIARHLTLPLLDRFDFDPKVDADLLMMALYHKTFIADPSQEPADLGVLAGYSPLRNAANPMPAG from the coding sequence ATGTCGACCGCCACAACCAATCCCGAATCGTCTTCTCAAAGCCCCCGCGCCGGCCGGAACTCCGGGACAGGCACTGGGGGCGTTTCCAAGGCTGGCGGTGGGCGAGCGGATTCGTTTTGGGATCGCCCCCTCGATACGACCACGGAAGTCGTCACGCCGGAAAACATTGCGTTTGAATACCAGCTTGCCGGCCCGTTTCGCCGGCTGCCTGCCTACCTGATCGATGTGCTGGTTCGATACGCGATCATCTTTTTTCTGGCCATCGCATTGATGTTCATTGTGGGGATGATTGCTTGGGGCACCTTGGGGGCCTTTGCCATCGGCTTCGGATTGGTCAGTTATTTCTTGATCAGTTGGTTCTACGGGGCCGGGATGGAGACGTATTTCAATGGGCGGACGGTGGGGAAGTGGAGTTGTGGGATTCGCGTGATTGACGTCGATGGTTGTCCGATCACAGGCCGACGGGCGATCATTCGAAATTTGCTGCGTATCGCCGATCTGGCTCCTTTGGCAGCATTGAGTTCGCTGGGGGAGGATGTGCCACCCGTGTTTTTCATCCCAACGGGGATGGTCGGGCTGGTTTGCGTGATTTGCACCAGCCGAATGCAGCGTTTGGGGGACATTGCGGCGGGCACGATGGTCATCATTGACGAAAAAACGTGGCGGCTTCCCACCGCCAAAGTGGACGATCCGCGAGTCGCGCCGTTGGCCTCGTTCATTCCAGGTGATTATGCGATTTCGAGAAGCATGGCCCGGACGTTGGCCGTTTATGTCGAACGCCGGCACTATTTGACTCCGGCACGACGTCTGGAAATCGCCCGCCACCTGACGCTGCCACTGCTGGATCGTTTTGATTTTGACCCGAAGGTCGACGCTGACCTGTTGATGATGGCTCTGTATCACAAGACTTTCATCGCCGATCCGTCTCAAGAGCCGGCCGATCTGGGAGTTTTGGCCGGGTACAGTCCGCTTCGCAACGCGGCCAATCCGATGCCGGCCGGCTAG
- the hisE gene encoding phosphoribosyl-ATP diphosphatase, translating into MTTLAERAVTRPPGSYTTKLLEGGTEAIGKKIREEAEELIEAVDEDGDEGRKHAVYEAGDLIYHTLVMLAHRGIHLDEVAAELARREGTSGLAEKAARKKGNN; encoded by the coding sequence ATGACGACGCTCGCTGAACGTGCAGTCACGCGTCCACCCGGCTCATACACGACAAAATTGCTTGAAGGCGGAACCGAGGCGATCGGCAAAAAAATCCGCGAGGAAGCGGAAGAGCTGATCGAGGCGGTCGATGAAGACGGCGACGAAGGCCGGAAGCATGCTGTCTATGAAGCTGGCGATTTGATTTATCACACGCTGGTGATGTTGGCTCATCGCGGCATTCATTTGGATGAAGTTGCCGCCGAATTAGCGCGGCGTGAAGGCACCTCGGGGCTGGCTGAAAAAGCCGCTCGCAAGAAAGGAAACAACTAA
- the hisG gene encoding ATP phosphoribosyltransferase — translation MISETHLRLGIPSKGRLSDLATELLTQAGLRFRRQNRGLFARVSGLSIDLIYLRTDDIPTLCAEGAIDMGITGSDLVEEAGADVDERMKFGVGRCRLAFCVPDDAPIKSAAELDGKRIATSFPHVTRKYLSKRDAAAHLVSLAGSVEAMIQLGVADAIVDLVETGSTLAANRLRILEEIGNYETVLIQNHHKRHGEIADRLVERLKGVVIARDYSLMEYNIPRAKMHLAEKVTPGFNSPTVNSLEDSDWCGIQVMVKRKDVVDTMDQLKAIGATAIFEMTLNNCRL, via the coding sequence GTGATCTCCGAAACACACCTGCGTCTAGGCATCCCCAGCAAGGGGCGACTCAGCGACCTGGCGACCGAATTGTTAACTCAAGCTGGGTTGCGGTTCCGTCGGCAAAATCGTGGTTTGTTCGCTCGAGTCAGCGGTCTGTCGATCGACCTGATTTACCTGCGTACCGATGACATCCCCACGCTTTGCGCCGAAGGTGCGATCGACATGGGCATCACCGGTAGCGACTTGGTGGAAGAGGCCGGAGCCGATGTTGACGAACGAATGAAGTTTGGGGTCGGGCGCTGCCGTTTGGCGTTTTGTGTCCCCGACGACGCGCCGATCAAAAGTGCTGCTGAGCTGGATGGTAAGCGAATCGCGACCAGCTTCCCGCACGTCACGCGGAAGTATCTATCCAAGCGAGACGCCGCTGCACATCTGGTTTCGTTGGCGGGCAGCGTCGAGGCGATGATCCAGTTGGGCGTGGCCGATGCCATCGTCGATCTGGTTGAAACGGGCAGCACGTTGGCGGCCAACCGGTTGCGGATCCTCGAAGAAATCGGGAACTACGAAACGGTCTTGATCCAAAATCACCACAAGCGTCATGGCGAGATCGCCGATCGTTTGGTTGAGCGACTCAAGGGAGTCGTGATCGCTCGCGACTATTCGTTGATGGAATACAATATTCCTCGCGCCAAAATGCACTTAGCCGAAAAGGTCACCCCAGGCTTCAATTCACCAACCGTTAACTCTTTGGAAGACTCGGATTGGTGCGGGATTCAGGTCATGGTTAAGCGCAAGGACGTAGTTGATACAATGGATCAACTGAAGGCGATCGGCGCCACGGCCATCTTCGAGATGACTCTCAATAACTGCCGCCTGTAG
- the hisB gene encoding imidazoleglycerol-phosphate dehydratase HisB, giving the protein MSRTASIERHTGETQIKLSIDLDGNGGGKRATGIGFLDHMLDLFAKHSLIDLNVQATGDLHVDDHHTTEDIGIALGTVVDEALSDRAGVCRYGHFTLPMDECLVTSAVDMGGRYAFEYHAPIAASKIGTFDSELVEHFWQSFAANAKCNLHVVLHHGRNSHHISECVFKSTARAIRMAIQDDPRSDAIPSTKGVL; this is encoded by the coding sequence ATGTCCCGAACTGCATCGATCGAACGCCACACTGGCGAAACCCAAATCAAGCTTTCCATTGACCTTGATGGCAACGGCGGCGGCAAGCGTGCCACCGGCATTGGCTTCCTGGATCACATGCTGGATCTGTTTGCCAAACACTCGCTGATTGACTTGAATGTCCAGGCAACTGGCGACCTGCACGTTGACGACCACCACACCACCGAAGACATCGGCATCGCATTGGGAACCGTGGTCGACGAAGCCCTTTCGGATCGCGCCGGCGTATGCCGTTATGGCCACTTCACGCTGCCGATGGACGAATGCTTGGTCACATCCGCGGTCGACATGGGTGGCCGCTACGCGTTCGAATACCACGCCCCAATCGCCGCCTCCAAGATCGGCACGTTCGATAGCGAATTGGTCGAGCACTTCTGGCAATCGTTCGCGGCCAATGCTAAGTGCAACTTGCACGTCGTGCTGCACCACGGACGCAACTCCCACCACATCTCTGAATGCGTGTTTAAATCTACCGCTCGAGCGATCCGCATGGCCATCCAAGACGACCCTCGCAGCGACGCCATCCCCAGCACCAAAGGCGTGCTGTAG
- the hisC gene encoding histidinol-phosphate transaminase: MAYRKALSLMKPYTPGEQPPPGKFIKLNTNENPYPPPAAVVDAIRSAATGPLNRYPDPVATSFRRAAAEALGLPGPEWILAGNGSDEILTLLVRGFVGEGERLRLPYPSYILYRTLADIQGAAWEQTPFVDDWKLPAAFGQSADDLKLVLLPNPNSPSGTIVSPEQITEIASTLTCPLVVDEAYADFAQQNCIDLVQSCDNILITRTLSKSYGLAGIRFGFLIAKPEVIAELGKIKDSYNCDAISIAAATAAMHSQDWLADVVTKMNLTRERLTAELAELGFRVTPSHANFVWCQHPSGRHAEIYEYLKRNQILIRYMDFPDWGDGLRISIGTDEQIDACLLMISRAIQSFA; the protein is encoded by the coding sequence TTGGCTTACCGCAAAGCCCTTTCCTTGATGAAACCGTACACCCCCGGCGAACAACCGCCGCCGGGCAAGTTCATCAAACTGAACACCAACGAAAACCCGTACCCACCGCCAGCCGCGGTCGTCGATGCGATTCGTAGCGCCGCCACCGGTCCGTTGAACCGCTACCCCGACCCGGTGGCCACCAGTTTTCGCCGCGCCGCCGCCGAGGCACTCGGATTGCCCGGCCCCGAGTGGATCCTGGCGGGAAACGGCAGCGACGAAATTTTGACACTGTTGGTCCGTGGCTTTGTCGGCGAGGGCGAGCGATTGCGACTGCCTTACCCCAGCTACATCCTGTACCGGACACTAGCCGACATCCAAGGCGCCGCCTGGGAACAAACTCCCTTCGTCGACGATTGGAAACTTCCCGCCGCATTTGGCCAGTCGGCCGATGACCTGAAATTGGTCCTGTTGCCCAATCCGAATTCACCGAGCGGCACGATCGTCTCGCCGGAGCAGATTACCGAGATCGCCAGCACGCTGACCTGCCCCCTGGTCGTCGACGAAGCCTATGCCGACTTCGCCCAACAGAACTGCATCGACCTGGTGCAGTCATGCGACAACATCCTCATCACACGCACGCTGTCCAAGTCGTATGGCTTGGCCGGAATCCGATTCGGATTCCTGATCGCAAAGCCTGAAGTCATTGCCGAATTGGGCAAGATTAAAGACAGCTACAACTGCGACGCGATTTCAATCGCCGCCGCGACCGCCGCCATGCACTCGCAAGACTGGCTCGCCGACGTTGTTACGAAGATGAACCTCACACGAGAACGCTTGACGGCCGAACTGGCTGAACTTGGATTCCGCGTGACACCATCCCACGCCAACTTTGTCTGGTGCCAGCATCCCAGCGGCCGGCATGCTGAAATTTACGAATACCTGAAACGCAATCAAATCCTGATCCGCTACATGGACTTTCCCGATTGGGGAGACGGCCTGCGAATCAGCATCGGCACCGACGAACAAATCGACGCCTGCTTGCTAATGATCTCCCGAGCCATCCAGTCCTTCGCGTAG
- a CDS encoding metal-dependent hydrolase — translation MAIALTWLSHASWLIEVDSHRILLDPFFTDNPAAQTTADSWDSISHVLVSHGHFDHVKDVEAIARRNACPIVCNFEISQWYGDKGFGSGDLPAPIGMNIGGQIELPFGKLKMVPAVHSSTLPDGSPGGTAAGFVLTTGSRSLYFACDTAFFSDMKHYAYGVDVAVLPIGDLYTMGVEDCLHAIQTIEPLAVLPTHYGTWPPIAQDPKTWAEQVRENTSAKPIVLGIGERYEI, via the coding sequence ATGGCCATTGCCCTCACCTGGCTTTCGCACGCATCGTGGTTGATCGAAGTCGATTCCCATCGCATCTTGCTGGATCCGTTTTTCACGGATAATCCAGCGGCCCAAACGACAGCGGATTCATGGGATTCGATTTCACACGTGTTGGTCTCCCACGGTCACTTTGATCACGTCAAAGATGTCGAAGCGATCGCCCGGCGAAACGCGTGCCCCATCGTCTGCAACTTCGAAATTTCGCAGTGGTACGGCGACAAGGGTTTCGGCAGCGGTGATCTGCCGGCCCCAATTGGCATGAACATTGGCGGCCAAATTGAACTTCCCTTCGGGAAACTGAAGATGGTTCCCGCGGTTCACTCCAGTACGCTGCCCGACGGCAGTCCCGGTGGAACGGCCGCTGGCTTTGTGCTGACCACCGGCTCGCGAAGCCTCTACTTCGCCTGTGACACCGCTTTTTTCAGCGACATGAAGCACTACGCCTATGGAGTCGATGTGGCGGTCCTGCCAATTGGCGACCTCTATACAATGGGCGTCGAAGATTGCCTGCACGCGATCCAGACCATTGAACCTCTGGCCGTGCTACCCACTCATTATGGAACCTGGCCGCCAATCGCACAGGACCCCAAGACCTGGGCCGAACAGGTCCGCGAAAACACATCAGCCAAACCGATCGTGCTCGGTATTGGCGAGCGATACGAGATCTGA